The following proteins are co-located in the Fructilactobacillus carniphilus genome:
- a CDS encoding ABC transporter permease, whose translation MVVLNEIQAFRSNLGLLVSMTMQPILYFAFLVMGISATTGSVQYAGHRISYAMYAVMGVIGLIMMTQMSQAIYRSTVDKQFGLLAVKFMSGVRPGYYIMGMSIFPILGYFYQCAILTLLALAIGIGIKLADFSMAILVGSFFLLFWSSLGIICSAWFKNYQQRDVVMQLVFSPIAFTAPSFYVDGHGPAYLRLLANLNPLTYQLRALRSVAYGNFDLAVLLVGLLPTVLMLILATVILKHLPLTLQEH comes from the coding sequence GTGGTGGTTCTCAACGAGATTCAAGCCTTTCGCAGTAACTTAGGTCTGTTGGTGTCCATGACGATGCAACCCATTCTGTATTTTGCCTTTTTGGTGATGGGGATTTCGGCAACGACTGGTTCCGTTCAGTATGCCGGGCACCGAATTTCGTACGCAATGTATGCTGTGATGGGAGTCATTGGCTTAATCATGATGACACAGATGTCACAGGCGATTTACCGGAGCACCGTGGACAAACAATTTGGCTTGCTGGCGGTTAAGTTTATGAGTGGAGTCCGTCCCGGTTATTACATTATGGGGATGAGCATTTTTCCCATTCTAGGCTACTTTTACCAGTGCGCTATCTTAACGTTATTAGCGCTTGCCATTGGAATTGGAATTAAGCTCGCTGATTTTAGCATGGCAATCCTCGTCGGATCCTTCTTTTTGTTGTTTTGGAGTTCGTTAGGAATTATTTGCAGTGCGTGGTTTAAGAACTATCAACAGCGGGACGTGGTGATGCAACTGGTATTTTCTCCGATTGCCTTCACAGCGCCGTCGTTTTACGTGGACGGGCATGGACCCGCTTATCTACGGCTATTAGCTAATCTTAATCCGTTAACGTATCAGCTCCGGGCGTTACGCTCGGTGGCGTACGGTAATTTTGATTTAGCGGTGTTATTAGTGGGATTACTACCCACCGTTTTGATGCTGATACTGGCGACGGTGATTTTAAAGCATCTACCGTTAACTCTACAGGAACACTAA